Proteins from a single region of Argiope bruennichi chromosome 6, qqArgBrue1.1, whole genome shotgun sequence:
- the LOC129971564 gene encoding KH homology domain-containing protein 4-like isoform X3 — MSKSSLEAAAEAAAKVNAMLIAKGKLKLSSSQIKPKIGNNFANNRSKIAGDLVTAEVDINDAPLSARNLLTRGHMQDEICKLSGAAISTRGRYMTPEERQNIATPECRPLYLNVQASSFEAVKVAVRRIQEIIDQEVLSSGLPKSPTVGVVTYPQNCTNGTVNTGFQANHVPTGSHFVQDKVFIGLEQAPSEYPVREKILGPGGSFLQHIRSETGASVMLRGKGSGFLEPTSGREAFEPLYIHITHPKPEGLQAAKALAINLVETAHVEFAQWQQAQQQSVLQPLTSIVLPQATPVAYQNQVMVTPAVLPGTLPAGTGVVATGIQIPASVAAPVAGTTLTTGIPSLIHASMPTLVSPVSVVSSVPMSVQAISPTVISYPTYVANTNSIIARPANPVLARPAAPAVSILSVVPTLPTGAAYTSARPRPAYQIQPVVYTNVPPLQPANLAQSPMPATSMVVTLTEPTNYPVQSRFTHPPPITQSELAKHRYFSNMNISVPSSVNTAPTY; from the exons atgagTAAAAGCAGCTTAGAAGCTGCTGCAGAGGCTGCAGCAAAGGTCAATGCTATGTTAATAgctaaaggaaaattaaaattgtcttctTCACAAATTAAACCCAAG ATTGgaaataattttgctaataaCCGATCTAAGATTGCTGGTGATCTTGTGACTGCTGAAGTTGATATAAATGATGCTCCTTTGAGTGCAAGAAATTTGTTGACCAGAGGTCATATGCAAGATGAG atTTGCAAACTTAGTGGAGCTGCAATATCAACAAGAGGCAGATACATGACACCAGAAGAAAGACAAAATATTGCTACACCTGA gtGCCGGCCTCTATATTTGAATGTTCAAGCTTCAAGTTTTGAAGCTGTTAAAG TTGCTGTGAGAAGAATACAAGAAATAATTGATCAAGAGGTCTTATCTTCTGGTCTTCCAAAAAGTCCTACTGTTGGTGTTGTAACTTATCCTCAAAATTGTACCAATGGTACTGTTAATACTGGTTTTCAAGCAAATCATGTTCCTACAGGG TCACATTTTGTTCAGGATAAAGTATTTATTGGATTGGAGCAAGCTCCATCTGAATATCCTGTTAGAGAAAAGATTTTGGGTCCTGGT GGCTCATTTTTGCAACATATCCGTTCTGAAACTGGTGCTTCAGTTATGCTAAGAGGTAAAGGCTCGGGTTTCCTTGAACCGACTTCTGGCAGGGAGGCATTTGAACCACTCTACATACATATAAC gcATCCCAAACCAGAAGGCCTTCAAGCAGCCAAAGCACTGGCAATTAACTTAGTAGAAACa gccCATGTAGAATTTGCTCAATGGCAACAAGCACAACAGCAGTCTGTATTGCAACCATTAACGTCTATTGTATTACCTCAAGCTACTCCAGTTGCTTATCAAAATCAAG TGATGGTAACACCAGCTGTTCTTCCTGGAACATTACCTGCAGGTACAGGTGTTGTTGCTACAGGAATACAGATACCAGCATCAGTAGCAGCACCTGTAGCTG GTACAACTCTAACTACTGGTATTCCAAGCTTAATACATGCTAGTATGCCTACTCTAGTTTCTCCTGTGTCTGTTGTTTCTTCTGTACCTATGTCAGTTCAAG ccaTATCTCCCACTGTCATTTCTTATCCAACATATGTTGCCAATACAAATTCTATTATTGCAAGACCAGCTAATCCTGTACTAGCTCGCCCAGCGGCTCCTGCAGTTAGTATTCTTAGTGTTGTTCCAACACTCCCTACTGGTGCTGCTTATACCTCTGCACGGCCTAGGCCAGCATACCAAATACAGCCTGTGGTATACACAAATGTACCACCTTTACAG cctGCCAATCTAGCCCAATCTCCAATGCCTGCAACATCTATGGTAGTAACTCTTACGGAACCTACAAATTATCCCGTGCAATCTCGATTTACACATCCTCCTCCAATAACTCAGTCTGAACTTGCAAAACATagatattttagtaatatgaatATTTCGGTGCCTTCATCTGTAAATACAGCACCTACGTATTG A
- the LOC129971564 gene encoding KH homology domain-containing protein 4-like isoform X1, with protein MSKSSLEAAAEAAAKVNAMLIAKGKLKLSSSQIKPKIGNNFANNRSKIAGDLVTAEVDINDAPLSARNLLTRGHMQDEICKLSGAAISTRGRYMTPEERQNIATPECRPLYLNVQASSFEAVKVAVRRIQEIIDQEVLSSGLPKSPTVGVVTYPQNCTNGTVNTGFQANHVPTGSHFVQDKVFIGLEQAPSEYPVREKILGPGGSFLQHIRSETGASVMLRGKGSGFLEPTSGREAFEPLYIHITHPKPEGLQAAKALAINLVETAHVEFAQWQQAQQQSVLQPLTSIVLPQATPVAYQNQVMVTPAVLPGTLPAGTGVVATGIQIPASVAAPVAGTTLTTGIPSLIHASMPTLVSPVSVVSSVPMSVQAISPTVISYPTYVANTNSIIARPANPVLARPAAPAVSILSVVPTLPTGAAYTSARPRPAYQIQPVVYTNVPPLQPANLAQSPMPATSMVVTLTEPTNYPVQSRFTHPPPITQSELAKHRYFSNMNISVPSSVNTAPTYCLQESNVNHPTELQPRRGPSNPPQQSDPQDRELMPPPPTTLTSTPSSAKEKEVREFSPEDEGQQRKRLKGALGGIASIYGSDDSDEEDEEDTLASKS; from the exons atgagTAAAAGCAGCTTAGAAGCTGCTGCAGAGGCTGCAGCAAAGGTCAATGCTATGTTAATAgctaaaggaaaattaaaattgtcttctTCACAAATTAAACCCAAG ATTGgaaataattttgctaataaCCGATCTAAGATTGCTGGTGATCTTGTGACTGCTGAAGTTGATATAAATGATGCTCCTTTGAGTGCAAGAAATTTGTTGACCAGAGGTCATATGCAAGATGAG atTTGCAAACTTAGTGGAGCTGCAATATCAACAAGAGGCAGATACATGACACCAGAAGAAAGACAAAATATTGCTACACCTGA gtGCCGGCCTCTATATTTGAATGTTCAAGCTTCAAGTTTTGAAGCTGTTAAAG TTGCTGTGAGAAGAATACAAGAAATAATTGATCAAGAGGTCTTATCTTCTGGTCTTCCAAAAAGTCCTACTGTTGGTGTTGTAACTTATCCTCAAAATTGTACCAATGGTACTGTTAATACTGGTTTTCAAGCAAATCATGTTCCTACAGGG TCACATTTTGTTCAGGATAAAGTATTTATTGGATTGGAGCAAGCTCCATCTGAATATCCTGTTAGAGAAAAGATTTTGGGTCCTGGT GGCTCATTTTTGCAACATATCCGTTCTGAAACTGGTGCTTCAGTTATGCTAAGAGGTAAAGGCTCGGGTTTCCTTGAACCGACTTCTGGCAGGGAGGCATTTGAACCACTCTACATACATATAAC gcATCCCAAACCAGAAGGCCTTCAAGCAGCCAAAGCACTGGCAATTAACTTAGTAGAAACa gccCATGTAGAATTTGCTCAATGGCAACAAGCACAACAGCAGTCTGTATTGCAACCATTAACGTCTATTGTATTACCTCAAGCTACTCCAGTTGCTTATCAAAATCAAG TGATGGTAACACCAGCTGTTCTTCCTGGAACATTACCTGCAGGTACAGGTGTTGTTGCTACAGGAATACAGATACCAGCATCAGTAGCAGCACCTGTAGCTG GTACAACTCTAACTACTGGTATTCCAAGCTTAATACATGCTAGTATGCCTACTCTAGTTTCTCCTGTGTCTGTTGTTTCTTCTGTACCTATGTCAGTTCAAG ccaTATCTCCCACTGTCATTTCTTATCCAACATATGTTGCCAATACAAATTCTATTATTGCAAGACCAGCTAATCCTGTACTAGCTCGCCCAGCGGCTCCTGCAGTTAGTATTCTTAGTGTTGTTCCAACACTCCCTACTGGTGCTGCTTATACCTCTGCACGGCCTAGGCCAGCATACCAAATACAGCCTGTGGTATACACAAATGTACCACCTTTACAG cctGCCAATCTAGCCCAATCTCCAATGCCTGCAACATCTATGGTAGTAACTCTTACGGAACCTACAAATTATCCCGTGCAATCTCGATTTACACATCCTCCTCCAATAACTCAGTCTGAACTTGCAAAACATagatattttagtaatatgaatATTTCGGTGCCTTCATCTGTAAATACAGCACCTACGTATTG CTTGCAGGAGTCTAATGTAAACCATCCAACAGAGCTGCAGCCCAGAAGAGGACCCAGTAACCCGCCACAACAATCAGATCCCCAGGACCGTGAGCTCATGCCGCCTCCCCCTACAACCTTGACCTCAACTCCATCATCAGCCAAAGAAAAAGAAG ttagaGAATTTTCTCCAGAAGATGAAGGGCAGCAAAGGAAGAGGTTGAAAGGTGCATTAGGAGGCATAGCTT CTATATATGGATCAGACGATTCTGATGAGGAGGATGAAGAAGATACACTTGCTTCAAAATCCTGA
- the LOC129971564 gene encoding KH homology domain-containing protein 4-like isoform X2: MSKSSLEAAAEAAAKVNAMLIAKGKLKLSSSQIKPKIGNNFANNRSKIAGDLVTAEVDINDAPLSARNLLTRGHMQDEICKLSGAAISTRGRYMTPEERQNIATPECRPLYLNVQASSFEAVKVAVRRIQEIIDQEVLSSGLPKSPTVGVVTYPQNCTNGTVNTGFQANHVPTGSHFVQDKVFIGLEQAPSEYPVREKILGPGGSFLQHIRSETGASVMLRGKGSGFLEPTSGREAFEPLYIHITHPKPEGLQAAKALAINLVETAHVEFAQWQQAQQQSVLQPLTSIVLPQATPVAYQNQGTTLTTGIPSLIHASMPTLVSPVSVVSSVPMSVQAISPTVISYPTYVANTNSIIARPANPVLARPAAPAVSILSVVPTLPTGAAYTSARPRPAYQIQPVVYTNVPPLQPANLAQSPMPATSMVVTLTEPTNYPVQSRFTHPPPITQSELAKHRYFSNMNISVPSSVNTAPTYCLQESNVNHPTELQPRRGPSNPPQQSDPQDRELMPPPPTTLTSTPSSAKEKEVREFSPEDEGQQRKRLKGALGGIASIYGSDDSDEEDEEDTLASKS; this comes from the exons atgagTAAAAGCAGCTTAGAAGCTGCTGCAGAGGCTGCAGCAAAGGTCAATGCTATGTTAATAgctaaaggaaaattaaaattgtcttctTCACAAATTAAACCCAAG ATTGgaaataattttgctaataaCCGATCTAAGATTGCTGGTGATCTTGTGACTGCTGAAGTTGATATAAATGATGCTCCTTTGAGTGCAAGAAATTTGTTGACCAGAGGTCATATGCAAGATGAG atTTGCAAACTTAGTGGAGCTGCAATATCAACAAGAGGCAGATACATGACACCAGAAGAAAGACAAAATATTGCTACACCTGA gtGCCGGCCTCTATATTTGAATGTTCAAGCTTCAAGTTTTGAAGCTGTTAAAG TTGCTGTGAGAAGAATACAAGAAATAATTGATCAAGAGGTCTTATCTTCTGGTCTTCCAAAAAGTCCTACTGTTGGTGTTGTAACTTATCCTCAAAATTGTACCAATGGTACTGTTAATACTGGTTTTCAAGCAAATCATGTTCCTACAGGG TCACATTTTGTTCAGGATAAAGTATTTATTGGATTGGAGCAAGCTCCATCTGAATATCCTGTTAGAGAAAAGATTTTGGGTCCTGGT GGCTCATTTTTGCAACATATCCGTTCTGAAACTGGTGCTTCAGTTATGCTAAGAGGTAAAGGCTCGGGTTTCCTTGAACCGACTTCTGGCAGGGAGGCATTTGAACCACTCTACATACATATAAC gcATCCCAAACCAGAAGGCCTTCAAGCAGCCAAAGCACTGGCAATTAACTTAGTAGAAACa gccCATGTAGAATTTGCTCAATGGCAACAAGCACAACAGCAGTCTGTATTGCAACCATTAACGTCTATTGTATTACCTCAAGCTACTCCAGTTGCTTATCAAAATCAAG GTACAACTCTAACTACTGGTATTCCAAGCTTAATACATGCTAGTATGCCTACTCTAGTTTCTCCTGTGTCTGTTGTTTCTTCTGTACCTATGTCAGTTCAAG ccaTATCTCCCACTGTCATTTCTTATCCAACATATGTTGCCAATACAAATTCTATTATTGCAAGACCAGCTAATCCTGTACTAGCTCGCCCAGCGGCTCCTGCAGTTAGTATTCTTAGTGTTGTTCCAACACTCCCTACTGGTGCTGCTTATACCTCTGCACGGCCTAGGCCAGCATACCAAATACAGCCTGTGGTATACACAAATGTACCACCTTTACAG cctGCCAATCTAGCCCAATCTCCAATGCCTGCAACATCTATGGTAGTAACTCTTACGGAACCTACAAATTATCCCGTGCAATCTCGATTTACACATCCTCCTCCAATAACTCAGTCTGAACTTGCAAAACATagatattttagtaatatgaatATTTCGGTGCCTTCATCTGTAAATACAGCACCTACGTATTG CTTGCAGGAGTCTAATGTAAACCATCCAACAGAGCTGCAGCCCAGAAGAGGACCCAGTAACCCGCCACAACAATCAGATCCCCAGGACCGTGAGCTCATGCCGCCTCCCCCTACAACCTTGACCTCAACTCCATCATCAGCCAAAGAAAAAGAAG ttagaGAATTTTCTCCAGAAGATGAAGGGCAGCAAAGGAAGAGGTTGAAAGGTGCATTAGGAGGCATAGCTT CTATATATGGATCAGACGATTCTGATGAGGAGGATGAAGAAGATACACTTGCTTCAAAATCCTGA